In one window of Henckelia pumila isolate YLH828 chromosome 1, ASM3356847v2, whole genome shotgun sequence DNA:
- the LOC140887231 gene encoding ABC transporter G family member 3, which translates to MMEEIQSQSDHYRSSSSSASSPASRVPSSNFFYLRKPGTVRQPISFEDSPDWDDTDIEVKVEEGGADSMNVATTPGSPSLSKLNSGSLPSPPLPEGAVIARKIAGASVVWKDLTITVKGKRHYSDKVVKSSNGYALPGTMTVIMGPAKSGKSTLLRALAGRLPDRARTYGEVFVNGVKSRLPYGAYGFVERETLLIGSLTVREYLYYSALLQLSGFQKRGVVEDTILAMSLGDYANKLIGSHCYTKGLCSGERRRISIARELLMRPHILFIDEPLYHLDSVSALLMMVNLKKLASTGCTIIFTINQSSTEVFGLFDRICLLSNGNTLFFGETLACLQHFSNAGFPCPIMQSPSDHFLRAINTDFDRIIAMCRNWQDDHGELSSVNMDTAVAIRTLESTYKSSTDSAAVETMISKLTEKEGSALKSKGKAGIVTKIAVLTWRSLLIMSREWKFYWLRLILCMFLALCIGTLFSGLGHSLSSIATRVGAVFVFVSFASLLSIAGVPAQIKEIEIYACEEANRHSGTLCFLIGQLLSSIPFLFLIAISSSLIFYFLVGLRDEFGLLMYFILNFFMCLLVNEGLVLLVACICQNIFSSILILVPMHLVMMLSAGYFRIRGALPKPIWLYPVSYVAFHTYSIQGILENEYLGTSYAVGQVRSLSGYQALRNIYDISANSNAKWGNLLVLFLMAVGYRGVLFVLLKICFVKKLSLWCLFRCNRRRNNPR; encoded by the exons ATGATGGAAGAAATACAGTCGCAATCTGATCATTATAGGTCGTCATCTTCTTCTGCTAGTAGTCCCGCAAGTAGGGTGCCATCAAGCAATTTTTTCTATTTAAGAAAACCGGGTACAGTCAGGCAGCCTATTTCGTTTGAGGACTCCCCGGACTGGGACGATACGGATATTGAAGTTAAGGTCGAGGAAGGAGGAGCTGACTCCATGAATGTTGCCACGACTCCAGGATCCCCATCTCTTTCAAAGCTCAATAGTGGCTCATTGCCTTCTCCGCCATTGCCTGAAGGTGCAGTTATTGCAAGAAAGATCGCAGGGGCCTCTGTTGTGTGGAAGGATTTGACAATCACTGTAAAGGGTAAGAGACATTACTCAGACAAGGTGGTTAAGAGTTCCAATGGCTATGCATTGCCAGGCACAATGACAGTGATCATGGGTCCTGCCAAGTCTGGGAAATCAACGCTTCTTAGAGCTCTTGCAG GGAGGTTGCCTGATAGGGCCAGAACATATGGCGAGGTGTTTGTAAATGGTGTAAAATCACGATTGCCATATGGAGCTTAT GGTTTTGTTGAGAGAGAAACTTTACTCATTGGCTCTTTGACAGTACGTGAGTACCTTTACTACTCGGCATTGCTACAGCTTTCAGGATTCCAGAAGAGGGGAGTGGTGGAGGATACGATCCTTGCCATGTCATTGGGGGATTATGCAAACAAACTTATAGGCAGCCACTGTTACACGAAGGGTCTTTGTAGTGGGGAGAGAAGACGCATCAGCATTGCCAGGGAGCTCTTGATGAGACCACATATCTTATTTATCGATGAGCCTCTATATCATCTTGACAG TGTATCTGCACTCTTGATGATGGTGAACCTGAAGAAGCTTGCAAGCACAGGGTGCACTATAATTTTCACCATTAACCAGAGCAGCACAGAAGTATTTGGCCTTTTCGATCGCATTTGTCTCCTTTCAAATGGAAACACATTGTTCTTTGGGGAAACATTGGCGTGTTTGCAG CATTTCTCAAATGCTGGTTTTCCTTGTCCGATCATGCAAAGTCCTTCTGATCATTTTCTGAGAGCAATAAACACAGATTTTGATAGAATTATTGCGATGTGCAGAAACTGGCAG GATGACCATGGGGAACTTTCGTCAGTTAATATGGACACTGCCGTTGCAATACGCACTCTTGAATCCACGTACAAATCATCCACCGATTCTGCTGCTGTTGAAACTATGATTTCAAAGCTTACCGAGAAG GAAGGCTCAGCTCTCAAAAGCAAAGGCAAGGCTGGTATTGTCACAAAAATTGCTGTTTTGACTTGGCGATCTCTATTGATTATGTCAAGGGAATGGAAGTTTTATTGGCTTCGGCTGATTCTTTGCATGTTCCTAGCGCTATGTATTGGTACTTTATTTTCTGGGCTGGGTCATTCTTTATCATCAATTGCG ACGAGAGTTGGTGCAGTTTTTGTATTTGTATCTTTTGCTTCACTTCTAAGTATAGCTGGTGTTCCTGCACAGATAAAAGAAATTGAG ATATATGCATGTGAAGAAGCAAATCGGCATTCAGGGACATTATGCTTTTTAATTGGGCAACTTCTCTCCAGTATCCCATTCTTGTTTCTCATAGCCATCTCATCAAGTCTCATCTTCTATTTCCTAGTCGGACTGCGAGACGAGTTCGGCTTGTTGATGTacttcattttgaatttcttcatGTGCCTTCTAGTAAATGAAGGACTGGTGCTTCTTGTTGCTTGCATCTGTCAAAATATATTCTCGAGTATTCTAATACTGGTACCGATGCAC CTGGTAATGATGTTGTCCGCCGGATATTTTAGAATTCGTGGTGCTTTACCGAAACCGATTTGGCTGTATCCAGTATCTTACGTTGCTTTCCACACTTACTCCATCCAG GGGATATTGGAAAACGAATATCTTGGGACTTCGTATGCCGTTGGGCAGGTGAGGTCTCTATCGGGCTACCAGGCTCTTCGGAACATATATGATATATCTGCTAACAGCAATGCCAAGTGGGGAAATCTGCTTGTACTGTTTCTAATGGCGGTTGGTTATCGTGGTGTTCTCTTTGTCTTGTTGAAAATTTGTTTCGTTAAGAAACTGTCTCTATGGTGTTTGTTCCGGTGTAATCGAAGGAGAAACAATCCAAGATAA